A single genomic interval of Armigeres subalbatus isolate Guangzhou_Male chromosome 1, GZ_Asu_2, whole genome shotgun sequence harbors:
- the LOC134205615 gene encoding beta-1,4-mannosyltransferase egh, with product MLNSISKHLLHCTLLITLLIVFEVFSGGIKINENSFVAIDPWEEYGTILTILLYTLRLLTFLTLPQVLFNFFGLVFYNAFPEKVVLKGSPLLAPFICIRVVTRGDYPDLVKSNVMRNMNTCLDTGLENFLIEVVTDKPVNLSKHRRTREIVVPKDYKTKTGALFKSRALQYCLEDSVNVLNNNDWVVHLDEETLLTENSVRGIINFVLDGKHPFGQGLITYANENVVNWLTTLADSFRVSDDMGKLRLQFKMFHKPFFSWKGSYVVTQVHAEKEVSFDNGIDGSVAEDCFFAMRAFAKGYTFNFIEGEMYEKSPFTLLDFLQQRKRWLQGILLVVHSHTIPLRNKLLLGISVYSWVTMPLSTSNMIFAGLYPIPCPNLVDFLCAFIAGFNIYMYVFGVIKSFSLYRFGVVKFLACVLGALCTIPINVIIENVAVIWGLVGKKHKFYVVQKDVRALVTV from the exons ATGCTGAATTCCATTTCGAAGCATCTGCTGCACTGCACGTTGCTCATCACGTTGCTTATAGTGTTTGAAGTGTTTTCCGGTGGAATAAAAATCAACGAGAATAGTTTTGTGGCGATCGATCCCTGGGAAGAGTACGGCACGATACTGACCATTTTGCTGTACACGCTGCGATTGCTTACATTCCTTACGTTGCCCCAGGTGCTGTTCAACTTTTTTGGATTAGTATTTTACAATGCCTTCCCGGAAAAGGTAGTGCTGAAGGGGTCGCCTCTGTTGGCACCCTTCATTTGTATTCGTGTCGTAACCCGCGGTGACTATCCTGATCTAGTCAAATCGAACGTCATGCGAAACATGAACACCTGTTTGGATACAGGATTGGAAAATTTCCTCATCGAAGTAGTGACCGATAAACCCGTGAATCTGTCGAAGCATCGACGGACCCGGGAAATTGTTGTGCCCAAGGATTACAAAACGAAAACCGGTGCATTGTTCAAGTCACGGGCATTGCAATACTGCTTGGAGGATAGCGTAAACGTACTTAACAACAACGACTGGGTGGTGCATTTAGACGAGGAAACGCTACTTACGGAAAACAGTGTCCGCGGAATCATCAACTTTGTGCTGGATGGAAAACACCCATTTGGGCAAGGATTGATAACCTACGCAAACGAGAATGTGGTGAATTGGCTCACAACGTTAGCCGATAGTTTTCGGGTGTCTGACGATATGGGAAAGCTTCGGTTACAATTCAAAATGTTCCATAAGCCATTCTTCAGCTGGAAGGGTAGCTATGTGGTTACTCAG GTCCACGCAGAGAAGGAAGTCTCGTTCGACAACGGTATCGATGGTTCGGTAGCCGAGGATTGTTTCTTCGCTATGCGCGCTTTCGCAAAAGGATACACTTTCAATTTCATCGAAGGTGAGATGTACGAAAAATCCCCGTTCACGCTTTTGGACTTCCTGCAGCAAAGGAAACGTTGGCTGCAAGGAATTCTACTGGTAGTCCACTCGCATACCATTCCTCTGCGGAACAAGCTCCTATTGGGAATCAGCGTCTACTCCTGGGTGACGATGCCACTTTCCACTTCGAATATGATCTTCGCCGGATTGTATCCCATACCATGCCCAAATTTAGTGGACTTTTTATGTGCATTCATCGCCGGCTTCAACATTTACATGTATGTTTTCGGGGTAATCAAATCATTTTCGCTGTACCGATTTGGGGTGGTGAAATTTCTCGCATGTGTTCTGGGGGCCCTGTGCACTATTCCGATCAATGTGATCATAGAAAATGTGGCCGTCATTTGGGGATTAGTCGGCAAGAAGCACAAATTTTATGTGGTGCAAAAAGATGTAAGGGCGCTCGTTACAGTTTAA